ATCGTCCCGCTGATGCGACGGCTCGCCAAGGACCTCAGCGCCGAACTGCGGACCGCCTCACACAGCGCTTGAGGCCTCCGCGTCCGCCGAGGTCTCCGCGTCCGCGCGGGACCGGCGACGCCGCACCACGAGCACGATCGACCCGATCACCGCGGCGACCAGCACCACCGGCAGCCCGGCCAACCCCACCGCGGACGAGACCTGGTCGAACGCCGCCCCCGCGATCCGGCCGAGCGTGACCAGCAACGCGGCCCAGGCGAACGCGGCCGGGACGTTCACGGAGCTGAACCTGCGATGCGAGACGCCCGCGCGCCCGGCCAGGCGGGGCATCAAGGTGCGCACCACGCTGAAGAAGTGACCGGTCGCCACGGTCGCCGCCGCACGGCGGTCCAGGAACGTCAGCAGCCGGCGCACCCGCTCCCGCCCGATGCGCTGGATCAGCTTGCGCTCCAACCGGTTCGGCGGGTCGAGCAGATCGGCCGAACCCGCCTCCCGGTCCAGCAACCGGAGCCTGCGAGCCCGCAGGAAACCCCACTGGCAGCCCAGCGCCGAAGCCGCACCCGCCACCAGCACCGCCACCCACGGGTTCGCGACGCCCTGCCGCGACAGCAGCCCCAGCGCGAGCAGCGTCGGCGAACCGGGCAGGAACAGCCCGATCGGCGACCCGGACTCCATCGCCAGCACCACCAAGGCCACCGCGAACAGCCCGTACACCGGCAACCCCGACAAGAACTCGATCACCGATGTGCCCTTCCGCGCCCGAGCGATGTGCGAGCTCAGCCTACGGCCGGATCACGACCCCCGAATTACCGGCGGTCACCAGCCGCCACGTCCCGGGGAAACCCCGTTCCACCCCGAACGAGGGATCTCACCACCCGCAGC
This window of the Saccharopolyspora gloriosae genome carries:
- a CDS encoding VTT domain-containing protein; its protein translation is MIEFLSGLPVYGLFAVALVVLAMESGSPIGLFLPGSPTLLALGLLSRQGVANPWVAVLVAGAASALGCQWGFLRARRLRLLDREAGSADLLDPPNRLERKLIQRIGRERVRRLLTFLDRRAAATVATGHFFSVVRTLMPRLAGRAGVSHRRFSSVNVPAAFAWAALLVTLGRIAGAAFDQVSSAVGLAGLPVVLVAAVIGSIVLVVRRRRSRADAETSADAEASSAV